Proteins co-encoded in one Candidatus Zixiibacteriota bacterium genomic window:
- a CDS encoding dockerin type I repeat-containing protein: MFQKLLTLVCIMLIPAFAFGYPDNCQFDDTIVVRDYDVHNGYNGGPINTNLTLTANNLYVLVGHVYVEEGCKITIEPGTVIWGTNPEDPTYGPDTLNPGALIIARGGIIDAEGTVDDPIIFTAVGDDVCDPDDFGYNDRQLWGGIIILGYADINTADSTGHIEGIPVGEPRADYGSDIPNDEDSSGVLQYISLRHGGHEIGDANEINGFTFGAIGSKTVCDHLEVFANYDDGYEWFGGNMNCSHLIAAYTGDDCFDMDEGIRGNFQFLFAMYTDSAGDKNGEHDGGTDPESGLPYAHPVVYNATFIGRGSNPDLCNGATSTFHIRDNWGGEYHNSIFTEASCYGIFEIENLDAGYSNPSVVDSEQRLRTGDIKFGYNMWYGHGSVMADYVNPAPPKVDYQHVLDYFNGVGDYASGSANETGPTNDFGIDPMLVSLSWRDGNHGELDPRLQTGSPAKGGAMDSYPSDPFFTTVDYKGAFDLYSSNPCDFWLGRWTYLAEKGIVPGMKCGDANASGGVNILDATYIITYLYKSGPAPKPWQVIGDVNHSGGVNILDATYLINYLYKSGPAPDCCP, encoded by the coding sequence ATGTTTCAAAAACTTTTAACTCTCGTCTGTATCATGCTGATACCGGCTTTTGCTTTCGGTTATCCCGACAATTGCCAGTTCGATGATACCATCGTTGTTCGTGACTATGACGTTCACAATGGTTACAATGGCGGCCCGATCAATACTAATTTGACCCTGACGGCCAACAACCTCTATGTCCTGGTCGGTCATGTTTACGTTGAAGAAGGCTGTAAAATAACCATCGAGCCTGGAACCGTTATCTGGGGCACTAACCCGGAAGACCCGACCTACGGACCTGACACCCTTAACCCGGGCGCTCTGATAATCGCCCGCGGCGGAATTATCGATGCTGAGGGAACCGTGGATGATCCTATCATTTTCACGGCCGTCGGTGACGATGTCTGTGATCCGGATGATTTTGGCTACAACGACCGTCAGCTCTGGGGCGGCATTATAATCCTCGGCTACGCCGATATCAACACCGCCGATTCAACGGGTCATATTGAAGGGATTCCTGTCGGTGAACCACGCGCTGACTACGGATCCGATATCCCCAATGATGAAGACAGTTCCGGTGTTTTGCAGTATATCTCGCTCCGTCACGGCGGTCATGAAATCGGCGACGCCAATGAAATTAACGGCTTTACCTTCGGCGCGATCGGCTCCAAGACGGTTTGCGATCATCTTGAAGTTTTCGCCAATTATGATGACGGCTACGAATGGTTTGGCGGTAATATGAACTGCAGCCACCTGATCGCCGCTTACACTGGCGATGATTGCTTCGATATGGATGAAGGCATTCGCGGCAATTTCCAGTTCCTCTTTGCCATGTATACCGACTCGGCCGGCGATAAAAACGGTGAACACGATGGCGGCACCGATCCCGAATCCGGTCTGCCTTATGCCCATCCGGTCGTTTATAACGCCACTTTTATCGGTCGCGGATCCAATCCTGATCTTTGCAACGGTGCCACTTCCACCTTCCATATCCGTGATAACTGGGGCGGCGAATACCACAACTCGATCTTCACCGAAGCCTCCTGCTATGGTATTTTTGAAATCGAAAACCTGGATGCCGGTTATTCCAATCCTTCAGTGGTTGATTCCGAACAGCGCCTTCGCACCGGAGATATTAAATTTGGTTATAACATGTGGTATGGTCATGGCTCTGTCATGGCCGATTATGTCAATCCGGCCCCACCCAAAGTCGATTATCAGCACGTTCTCGATTATTTCAACGGCGTCGGCGATTATGCTTCCGGTAGCGCCAACGAAACCGGCCCGACCAATGATTTCGGGATTGACCCGATGCTTGTCAGCTTGAGCTGGAGAGACGGCAATCACGGCGAACTCGACCCGCGTCTCCAGACCGGCAGCCCGGCCAAAGGCGGCGCCATGGATTCCTATCCGTCCGACCCGTTCTTCACCACGGTTGATTACAAGGGCGCCTTTGACCTTTATTCATCCAATCCCTGCGATTTTTGGCTCGGTCGCTGGACCTACCTGGCCGAAAAAGGTATCGTCCCCGGGATGAAGTGCGGCGATGCCAATGCCAGCGGCGGAGTTAACATTCTCGACGCCACCTACATTATTACCTACCTTTATAAGAGTGGACCGGCCCCGAAACCCTGGCAGGTTATTGGCGATGTCAACCACTCCGGCGGCGTTAATATTCTCGATGCAACCTACCTGATAAACTACCTCTATAAGAGCGGACCGGCACCGGACTGCTGTCCGTAA
- a CDS encoding T9SS type A sorting domain-containing protein, with translation MRCRKIREKLTEVARAGVVFNPDTELLVHLQNCPECARQAYAAGLLKRDLELAGIDDDVETVSLETLRSRVESLAIVTEQNIKKELSIMSILVNQVKRRPRFSIGLAGILVAVLLSLLIPIRYDRTVGYEVAFAGVDKNLAMDTARINGLLEKLGVAEAAVDISDCEETCKLVISNLKSSDDARLVVAAFSDIDKVNLTKDITPVKVDVSGNILSLAADKITLIFMDEKDSLGLHEIVINKLGDEEALRNIIWIVDDSIPEGEASFNIAIANCDSVGGITTIYSKNGLQGTTSKGLSVVAVESEDTFITDGNDRKYDHLMIASFDSAGSKNLVWVANDTSGQIPCIVRLDSIPDEYLYLGMKDVDSATDEWLRSKGIIMEAANKESGKCLILKPGESDDGDYQYIQVPQSTGVVFLIDGEELDDAVRKKLEEKGLLMKYDDRQGINLSPDRPMEIKKDPMQSDKDGNVLLEGYRLSQNFPNPFNPITRIEYSIPSSEHVRIDIVNINGQKIRTLVNQTMGPGDYSVEWDATDDDGVEVATGVYFYRFNAGKASRTMKMTYMK, from the coding sequence ATGCGTTGCCGCAAAATCAGAGAAAAACTGACCGAGGTCGCCCGGGCGGGGGTTGTTTTCAATCCTGATACTGAATTGCTGGTTCATCTGCAGAATTGTCCCGAATGCGCCCGACAGGCATATGCGGCCGGATTGTTGAAAAGAGATCTGGAACTGGCAGGAATCGATGATGACGTGGAAACAGTGTCACTGGAGACGCTCAGGTCCCGGGTTGAGTCGCTTGCCATAGTAACAGAGCAGAATATCAAAAAGGAGTTATCGATTATGTCTATATTGGTGAATCAAGTCAAAAGACGGCCCCGATTCAGTATCGGCTTGGCCGGAATACTGGTGGCGGTTTTATTATCCCTGCTGATTCCGATCAGATACGATCGGACGGTGGGATACGAAGTGGCCTTTGCAGGGGTGGATAAAAACCTGGCTATGGATACCGCCCGGATAAACGGCCTTCTGGAAAAACTGGGGGTGGCGGAGGCGGCGGTGGATATTTCCGACTGCGAAGAAACGTGCAAATTGGTCATATCCAATCTGAAAAGCAGCGATGATGCCCGGCTGGTAGTCGCGGCCTTTTCCGATATCGATAAGGTTAATTTAACGAAGGATATAACTCCGGTGAAAGTGGATGTCAGCGGAAATATTCTTAGCTTAGCCGCCGATAAAATAACACTGATATTTATGGACGAAAAAGACAGTCTCGGGTTGCATGAAATTGTCATCAATAAATTAGGCGATGAAGAAGCCCTGCGAAATATCATCTGGATTGTCGATGATTCTATTCCAGAAGGGGAAGCCAGTTTCAATATTGCCATTGCCAATTGCGATTCCGTGGGCGGAATAACAACCATATATAGTAAAAATGGCCTGCAGGGGACAACCAGTAAAGGGCTGAGCGTGGTCGCCGTTGAAAGCGAAGATACATTCATCACAGACGGGAATGATAGAAAATATGATCACCTAATGATTGCCTCTTTTGATTCGGCCGGGTCGAAAAACCTTGTCTGGGTAGCTAATGATACCAGTGGACAGATTCCATGTATTGTCCGCCTGGACAGCATACCCGATGAATATCTGTACCTCGGTATGAAAGATGTGGACTCAGCAACCGATGAATGGCTTCGTTCGAAGGGTATTATAATGGAAGCGGCCAATAAAGAAAGCGGCAAGTGTCTTATTCTGAAGCCGGGCGAATCGGACGATGGGGATTATCAGTATATCCAGGTTCCCCAGTCAACCGGAGTGGTGTTCCTTATCGACGGCGAGGAACTCGATGATGCTGTCAGGAAGAAATTGGAAGAGAAAGGTCTTCTTATGAAATACGATGATAGGCAGGGTATCAATCTTTCGCCCGATAGACCAATGGAAATCAAGAAAGACCCGATGCAATCCGATAAAGATGGTAATGTCCTGCTCGAGGGGTATCGGCTTTCACAGAATTTCCCCAATCCCTTTAATCCGATCACCAGGATTGAATATTCGATTCCATCCAGCGAGCATGTCAGGATAGATATTGTCAATATAAACGGTCAGAAGATCCGAACTCTGGTCAATCAAACCATGGGACCGGGAGATTATTCGGTCGAGTGGGATGCTACCGACGATGATGGTGTAGAAGTGGCAACCGGTGTTTATTTCTATCGTTTTAATGCCGGTAAGGCCAGCCGGACCATGAAAATGACCTATATGAAGTAA
- a CDS encoding outer membrane beta-barrel protein — MSKGIRYSGFILLLIIIAVSTTTQSAELSKRYRIDFKVGGWSPTYAAEDNSSGDLVSVSLPDNGLVAGFGCGHWINEKWAVTIAISTLSVGLDYRVGFLQTSTSHTSVITFLMGGRYYFSGEDWHPYLSLAVGPYYGIQNQIKIGNDVVIKSTSQSVPGCRLGGGIDLQLSRLFMLDADVGYNLVSNFSENIGNRENYSGPDFTIGLSLLLGGEIRTKGHSVEK, encoded by the coding sequence ATGAGTAAAGGCATCAGGTATTCCGGATTTATATTACTACTCATCATTATTGCTGTCTCGACAACAACTCAATCCGCAGAACTCAGCAAACGATACCGGATAGACTTCAAGGTCGGAGGCTGGTCACCGACTTATGCCGCCGAAGATAATAGCTCAGGCGACCTCGTGTCGGTTTCATTACCCGATAACGGCCTTGTCGCCGGTTTCGGTTGCGGCCACTGGATCAACGAAAAATGGGCGGTGACCATCGCGATATCAACGCTGAGTGTTGGCCTGGACTACCGGGTTGGTTTCTTGCAAACATCCACCAGCCATACCAGTGTCATTACCTTTCTCATGGGCGGCCGGTATTATTTCAGCGGAGAGGACTGGCATCCGTACTTATCCCTTGCCGTCGGGCCGTATTACGGCATTCAAAATCAAATCAAAATAGGCAACGATGTTGTCATAAAAAGCACATCTCAATCCGTGCCCGGATGCCGTCTCGGGGGCGGAATAGATTTACAATTAAGCCGGTTGTTCATGCTCGATGCCGATGTCGGTTATAACTTGGTCTCGAACTTTTCTGAAAATATAGGCAATCGAGAGAATTACAGCGGACCGGATTTTACCATCGGCCTGAGCCTCCTGCTGGGCGGCGAAATAAGAACAAAAGGACATTCGGTGGAAAAATAA
- a CDS encoding RNA polymerase sigma factor has protein sequence MNRDLFWSLVEPEHRRARAFCRKLTGNRDDGDDLYQSSLVKALTGLSGLRDRTVFRTWFYRIMINTFKNHLRNREYRRSETINRPFEENLAGDNPRNRYAARYRLEKAFRVLGAEDRGLITLFELEGWRIAELAALLGRREGAVKVRLSRIRGRMRAALAEGLVPPDPEEIIKMLTGENKTCVAAKSEKN, from the coding sequence ATGAATAGGGACCTGTTCTGGAGTCTGGTCGAACCGGAACACCGACGAGCCCGGGCCTTTTGCCGCAAACTGACAGGTAATCGTGACGATGGTGATGACCTTTATCAGAGCAGTTTGGTCAAAGCGTTGACCGGCTTATCCGGCCTGCGAGACCGAACGGTTTTCCGAACCTGGTTTTACCGGATAATGATCAATACGTTTAAGAATCATCTCCGCAACCGGGAATACCGGCGATCGGAAACCATCAATCGACCGTTTGAGGAAAACCTTGCCGGAGACAATCCTCGAAACCGCTACGCGGCCCGGTATCGACTGGAAAAAGCCTTTAGGGTTTTGGGTGCGGAAGACAGAGGACTGATTACTCTCTTTGAACTGGAGGGCTGGAGAATAGCCGAGCTGGCGGCTCTCCTGGGCCGGAGAGAGGGAGCGGTCAAAGTCAGATTATCGCGGATCCGGGGCAGAATGCGAGCGGCTCTGGCCGAGGGTCTGGTGCCGCCCGATCCGGAAGAGATCATCAAAATGTTGACAGGAGAGAATAAGACATGCGTTGCCGCAAAATCAGAGAAAAACTGA
- a CDS encoding polyisoprenoid-binding protein — MSYPAFAADEYIFDKAHSHIGFKVSHMVLSKVSGNFNGFDGTIKFDENDIAKSSVNVKIDAASINTDNTDRDKHLRSADFFNVEKYPEITFSATRVEKTADGLILHGNLAMTGVIKEVSIPFSFNGKLKDPWGNERIGFEGQTKINRKDFNITWNKVLDNGGLTVGDDVIIDLQVEAVKK, encoded by the coding sequence ATGTCCTATCCCGCCTTCGCCGCCGATGAATACATTTTCGACAAAGCCCATTCGCATATCGGCTTTAAGGTTAGCCACATGGTGTTAAGCAAGGTTTCTGGCAACTTTAATGGGTTTGACGGAACTATCAAGTTCGACGAAAACGATATAGCCAAATCATCGGTCAACGTTAAAATCGATGCGGCCTCTATCAACACCGATAATACCGACCGGGATAAACATCTCAGAAGCGCTGACTTCTTTAATGTTGAGAAATACCCGGAAATAACTTTTTCCGCCACCCGGGTGGAGAAAACCGCCGATGGCCTTATTTTACATGGTAATCTAGCTATGACGGGAGTAATCAAAGAAGTTTCTATCCCGTTTTCATTTAATGGAAAGCTCAAAGATCCTTGGGGTAATGAGCGAATCGGATTCGAGGGACAAACAAAAATCAATCGCAAAGATTTTAATATCACCTGGAATAAGGTTCTTGATAATGGCGGCCTGACAGTGGGTGATGATGTTATCATTGATTTACAGGTGGAAGCAGTAAAAAAATAG
- a CDS encoding TonB-dependent receptor, which yields MIGNAKTKTINILTALLLLTAISLYPVTIAMAAKSGSITGQIVDSETGNPIIGASVYIKDTRMGAASDLDGNFIVKLVPPGTYILAVSSIGYAGITIEQVVVEEDTPTALNCTLDPKNIMGKKIVVTATALKNTEANLLRQRQKSPTISDAISSEAISKSGSGDAAEAMTRVTGASVVGGKYVFVRGLGGRYSNARLNGTAIPNADPDNQAVQMDLFPTGLLDNVTVEKTFTPDKPGNFSGGSVDLQTRDMPEALSLSFSSSLKYNSITTGESDFLSSSRGSLDWLGYDNGYRSLPGELLDSKATQNRPRTGTLEEGQASDEIMKAFSSDMAPTRRRAPLGQSYAFSFGNSYLLGEQPLGILASLTYSHSYSYYNDGTVSRYVLFDQNAPFLDVEYSMPDEKGKEEVLWGGLFHSSYVFHPHHKISTQFVYNRQGENEVRYIVGEDNGSTNGMYQTRSIIYAEQYVQSLQVDGDHYFKPFRLDWKASFSKSNRNEPDVRYFSNAFVLHPILDEISGDTLGYDTSYYMSSTGGTYHPVHFFREIDEKNNEFQLNLSVPLMKRYGRELKLSTGTSILATDRINSERRFEIDFNEPVYYDGNPDNFVDADVMGIDWDHSRMLIDAEIDSVLQYIIDSLEVFPGFWFYDTVGVDTIQWDTLTADTSYRFAYYKWIDESSLTKGNNNYTGEQDIFALYWMVEAPITSRMNFVGGTRMENTDMTIKSAVIAEDEGLIDATDWLPSASLTYLLKPDMNLRLAYGRTLARPTMKEKSRSISYEFMQGLVFNGNPDLKRTLINNYDIRWEWFPNPGELLAISGYYKRFKDPIERALWGNNNDIIYLNVDRAQVIGAEFELRKGLGCLWSKLDDFKFEGNLTLTHSKITIPETEMANRLYFDSLASNTRPLQGQSPYIINVGLSYENFKSKTAASLLFNVFGRRLSEVSRGGMPDIYEKPRPMLDFTFSKGIISGLQFKLAAKNLLDEKVSKVIDYKGTEYIFREYSSGRSISVGLSYKI from the coding sequence ATGATTGGTAACGCTAAGACCAAAACCATCAACATTTTAACCGCGCTTTTATTGTTGACGGCCATATCGCTTTACCCCGTTACGATAGCAATGGCGGCAAAAAGCGGTTCGATTACAGGTCAGATAGTCGATTCGGAAACAGGCAATCCCATAATCGGCGCCAGCGTCTATATAAAGGATACCAGAATGGGCGCGGCCAGTGATCTGGACGGCAATTTTATAGTCAAACTGGTCCCTCCGGGCACCTATATTCTGGCTGTCTCCTCCATCGGATATGCCGGGATAACCATTGAACAGGTTGTGGTAGAAGAAGATACTCCGACAGCTCTTAATTGTACGCTGGATCCGAAAAATATAATGGGCAAAAAAATTGTGGTCACGGCGACGGCCCTGAAAAATACCGAAGCTAACCTTCTGCGCCAGCGACAGAAATCCCCGACCATCAGTGATGCCATCAGTTCCGAGGCCATTTCCAAATCCGGCAGCGGTGATGCCGCTGAGGCCATGACCCGGGTAACCGGGGCTTCCGTGGTCGGAGGGAAATATGTTTTCGTCCGCGGTCTGGGGGGCCGTTACAGTAATGCCCGGCTGAATGGTACGGCCATTCCCAATGCCGATCCGGATAATCAGGCCGTTCAGATGGACCTCTTTCCAACCGGATTGCTTGATAATGTGACGGTGGAGAAAACTTTCACGCCGGATAAGCCGGGGAATTTCTCCGGCGGAAGTGTCGATTTGCAAACCAGGGACATGCCGGAAGCGCTCAGTCTTTCTTTCTCTTCATCCTTGAAATATAATTCCATTACCACCGGGGAGAGCGACTTTCTGTCATCATCGCGCGGCAGTCTGGACTGGCTGGGTTATGATAACGGCTACCGCTCCTTGCCGGGGGAGCTTCTGGACTCCAAAGCGACCCAGAACCGGCCGCGAACCGGGACTCTTGAAGAGGGCCAGGCCTCCGATGAAATAATGAAGGCCTTTTCCTCGGACATGGCCCCGACCAGACGGCGGGCGCCGCTCGGCCAAAGCTATGCCTTTTCTTTCGGAAACAGTTACCTGCTGGGTGAACAACCGCTGGGAATTTTGGCCAGCCTGACTTACAGCCACAGCTATTCTTACTACAACGATGGAACCGTTTCCCGCTACGTTCTTTTCGATCAAAATGCTCCTTTTCTCGATGTCGAGTATTCCATGCCGGATGAAAAGGGCAAAGAAGAGGTCCTCTGGGGCGGCCTGTTCCATTCCAGTTATGTCTTCCACCCTCACCACAAAATATCCACTCAGTTCGTTTACAATCGCCAGGGCGAGAATGAGGTCCGCTATATTGTCGGCGAAGACAACGGCAGTACCAACGGTATGTATCAAACCCGCTCGATTATTTATGCCGAGCAGTATGTGCAAAGCCTTCAGGTCGACGGAGATCATTATTTCAAACCGTTTCGTCTGGACTGGAAGGCCTCCTTCAGCAAATCGAACCGGAATGAACCGGATGTCCGCTATTTCAGCAACGCCTTCGTACTCCATCCGATTCTGGACGAAATATCCGGTGACACTCTTGGTTACGACACCTCATACTACATGAGCTCCACCGGGGGAACATATCACCCGGTCCATTTCTTCCGGGAGATAGATGAAAAAAACAATGAGTTTCAATTGAATCTCTCGGTGCCCTTAATGAAACGGTACGGCCGGGAACTAAAGCTATCGACCGGGACCTCGATACTGGCCACCGATCGAATCAACAGCGAACGACGTTTCGAAATAGACTTCAACGAGCCGGTATACTATGACGGTAACCCCGACAATTTCGTGGACGCCGATGTCATGGGTATCGACTGGGATCACAGCCGGATGCTGATTGACGCCGAAATCGACTCAGTTTTGCAATATATCATCGACTCGCTTGAAGTCTTTCCCGGCTTTTGGTTTTATGATACTGTCGGGGTCGATACCATCCAATGGGACACTCTCACCGCCGACACCTCCTATCGTTTCGCCTATTACAAATGGATCGACGAAAGTTCCCTGACCAAAGGGAATAATAATTACACCGGCGAGCAGGATATCTTCGCCCTGTACTGGATGGTCGAGGCGCCGATAACGTCAAGGATGAATTTCGTCGGCGGGACCCGGATGGAAAACACCGATATGACTATCAAAAGTGCCGTCATTGCAGAAGACGAAGGGTTGATCGACGCTACCGACTGGTTACCATCGGCCAGCTTGACTTACCTCTTGAAGCCGGATATGAACCTTCGCCTGGCTTATGGTCGAACCCTGGCGCGCCCGACTATGAAAGAGAAAAGCCGCTCGATTTCTTATGAATTCATGCAGGGACTGGTTTTCAACGGCAATCCCGATTTAAAACGAACTCTGATCAATAACTATGATATTCGCTGGGAATGGTTCCCCAATCCGGGGGAATTGCTGGCCATCAGCGGTTATTATAAACGGTTCAAAGATCCGATCGAACGGGCTCTCTGGGGTAATAATAATGACATTATTTATCTGAATGTCGATCGGGCCCAGGTGATCGGGGCCGAATTTGAACTTCGTAAAGGATTGGGTTGCCTTTGGTCAAAACTGGACGATTTTAAATTCGAAGGCAATCTGACATTGACGCATTCCAAAATAACTATTCCGGAAACGGAAATGGCCAACCGGCTTTATTTTGATTCTCTGGCTTCGAATACCAGACCGCTCCAGGGTCAGTCGCCTTATATTATCAATGTCGGATTATCATACGAGAATTTCAAATCAAAGACCGCGGCCAGTCTCCTGTTCAACGTTTTCGGACGCCGCCTGTCCGAAGTCAGCCGCGGCGGGATGCCTGATATCTATGAAAAACCACGCCCGATGCTGGATTTTACTTTTTCCAAAGGGATTATTTCCGGTCTGCAGTTCAAACTCGCGGCCAAGAATCTGCTTGATGAAAAGGTAAGCAAGGTAATCGATTATAAGGGAACCGAGTATATTTTCAGGGAATATTCATCCGGCCGATCAATATCTGTCGGTCTGTCCTATAAAATATGA
- a CDS encoding peptidylprolyl isomerase has translation MDQAKDGNTVKVHYTGKLEDGTVFDSSHNREPLSFTLGQGGVIPGFENGVRGMKTGESKTVTIPCEDAYGRHRNEMMVDVSKKDFPPDITPEVGLKLTMQRGDGQNINVTIAKIEDETVTLDANHPLCDKTLIFEIELLEVA, from the coding sequence ATGGATCAGGCCAAAGACGGAAACACCGTGAAAGTCCATTATACCGGTAAACTGGAAGACGGAACCGTGTTCGACAGTTCCCATAATCGGGAGCCGCTGTCATTCACCCTCGGACAGGGAGGGGTTATCCCGGGTTTCGAAAACGGGGTGCGGGGAATGAAAACCGGCGAATCTAAGACGGTGACGATCCCGTGCGAGGATGCCTATGGCCGGCATCGTAACGAGATGATGGTCGATGTCAGCAAGAAAGATTTTCCGCCGGATATAACCCCCGAGGTCGGTTTGAAATTAACCATGCAACGCGGCGACGGGCAGAATATCAATGTTACCATTGCCAAAATTGAAGATGAAACGGTAACGCTGGATGCCAACCACCCACTGTGCGATAAAACCCTGATATTCGAGATCGAATTGCTTGAAGTGGCATGA
- a CDS encoding molecular chaperone: MDRKKFLPRFAGFPGWRGIAFFIVFFPVLVTTISAGVLVAPTSVILSDTKKTGRLTIQNPTDKPKEISIDFSFGLPESDSLGNVKVRIDDEAVSGPRSAAEWIKAYPRKFILQPDSTQVVRFLAKPPADLADGEYWARIMVKSQEGQTSIPVAGQDDRITTKLNMIMQTAVNLKYRTGNLISKLEVVRTEARDLDSTIEIYLDMVNRGNVSYVGLLNCKLIDNRGRLVSDLTIDLAVYHSLLRRLNLPVKPGNFERPFKVEVAIGTEGRSDIPSDELIMGNSIALTEPVH; encoded by the coding sequence ATGGATCGCAAGAAATTTCTCCCCCGTTTTGCCGGTTTCCCGGGATGGCGGGGGATTGCTTTTTTTATTGTATTCTTTCCTGTCCTGGTCACGACCATCTCGGCCGGAGTCCTGGTAGCCCCGACATCAGTGATTCTCTCGGATACCAAGAAAACCGGGAGACTAACCATCCAGAACCCCACCGATAAACCAAAGGAAATATCTATCGATTTCAGTTTCGGCCTGCCGGAATCGGACAGTCTGGGTAATGTTAAGGTGCGAATTGATGATGAAGCCGTAAGTGGCCCGCGCTCGGCGGCCGAATGGATTAAAGCCTATCCCCGGAAATTCATCCTTCAACCCGATTCGACCCAGGTGGTCAGATTCCTGGCCAAACCGCCGGCGGATCTGGCCGACGGCGAATACTGGGCCCGGATTATGGTTAAATCCCAGGAAGGACAAACTTCAATCCCCGTTGCCGGTCAGGACGACCGGATCACCACTAAACTGAACATGATTATGCAAACCGCCGTCAATCTGAAATATCGGACCGGTAATCTCATATCCAAACTGGAAGTGGTTAGAACCGAAGCCAGAGATCTGGATTCAACCATCGAAATTTACCTAGATATGGTCAATCGGGGTAATGTTTCTTACGTCGGCTTACTCAATTGCAAACTTATCGACAACCGGGGACGATTGGTTTCCGATCTCACCATTGACCTGGCCGTGTACCATAGTCTCCTGCGTCGACTTAATCTTCCGGTCAAACCGGGGAATTTCGAAAGACCGTTCAAAGTCGAGGTTGCCATCGGGACCGAAGGCCGGTCCGATATCCCGTCCGATGAATTGATTATGGGCAACAGTATCGCCTTAACCGAACCGGTCCATTGA